In a genomic window of Roseiflexus castenholzii DSM 13941:
- a CDS encoding ABC transporter permease produces the protein MTTFSARRGGALGRELRGAYAFIERNANLIKRYWAWELVWLAYSIVNALSITFIGRASGEITGATIAPEQVNTFILFLLVGTLVWHYLSVVFDLISESIQWERWEGTIEYTFMAPISRLTHLFGQAAFAVLFAVLHTAIILAVVAAFFRIDLTRADFGAMLVVLIAGSTSFIGLGMFAAILPLLSPEKGLQMTNIIKAMVLLVSGVYYPISVLPEWLQPLAYISPATYMLDGIRAALLEGAGIEALWSGRILPLLLTGLLTIPTGLMAFMRAERYAKATGRLKRNG, from the coding sequence ATGACGACATTTTCGGCGCGTCGCGGCGGCGCACTGGGGCGCGAACTGCGCGGCGCATATGCCTTCATTGAACGGAACGCCAACCTGATCAAACGCTACTGGGCGTGGGAACTGGTCTGGCTGGCATACTCGATTGTAAACGCGCTGTCGATTACGTTCATCGGGCGGGCATCGGGCGAGATCACCGGCGCGACGATTGCGCCGGAGCAGGTGAATACCTTCATTTTGTTTCTGCTCGTCGGAACGCTTGTGTGGCATTATCTGTCGGTGGTGTTCGACTTGATCAGTGAGTCGATCCAGTGGGAACGCTGGGAAGGAACGATCGAGTACACCTTCATGGCGCCGATCTCGCGCCTGACGCACCTGTTCGGGCAGGCGGCGTTCGCTGTCCTGTTTGCGGTGCTCCACACTGCAATCATCCTGGCAGTCGTGGCAGCCTTTTTTCGCATCGATCTGACCCGCGCCGACTTCGGCGCGATGCTGGTCGTCCTGATCGCTGGCAGCACGAGTTTTATCGGGCTGGGGATGTTCGCCGCCATTCTGCCGCTCCTGTCGCCAGAAAAGGGGTTGCAGATGACGAATATTATCAAGGCGATGGTGCTGCTCGTCAGTGGGGTCTACTATCCGATCAGCGTCCTGCCGGAATGGTTGCAACCGCTGGCGTACATCTCGCCGGCGACCTACATGCTCGACGGGATTCGTGCAGCGCTGCTTGAAGGCGCCGGTATCGAAGCGCTCTGGTCGGGGCGCATCCTGCCGCTGTTGCTGACCGGGTTGCTGACGATCCCGACCGGATTGATGGCGTTTATGCGCGCCGAGCGCTACGCCAAAGCGACCGGCAGGCTCAAGCGGAACGGATGA